The Streptomyces aurantiacus genome includes a region encoding these proteins:
- a CDS encoding YceI family protein, which yields MNLFNRGASSRRSTTLVEPADGPDFPRPGQPDTDLTTLTGNWVVDPAHSRIGFSVRHAMVTTVRGAFTDYQSRLYFDGRDATRSGAEIVLSTASVQTGVDQRDSHLAGRDFLDAAAYPHMRFLSTSVQLADRDVYRMTGDLTIKNRTRPVVLELTYIGHVTDPFGYERVGFDGTTTINRSEWGLTYNSRLAEGGAMVSEKVRLQLDIAAIRATPSND from the coding sequence ATGAATCTTTTTAATAGAGGTGCTTCGTCCCGCCGCTCGACCACCCTTGTCGAACCGGCCGACGGCCCCGACTTCCCTCGCCCCGGTCAGCCGGACACCGACCTGACAACCCTGACCGGGAACTGGGTCGTCGACCCGGCACACAGCAGGATCGGCTTCTCCGTCCGGCACGCCATGGTCACCACGGTGAGGGGGGCCTTCACGGACTACCAGAGCCGCCTCTACTTCGACGGCCGTGACGCGACCCGCTCAGGGGCGGAGATCGTGCTGTCCACCGCAAGCGTCCAGACGGGCGTGGACCAACGCGACAGCCACCTCGCCGGACGGGACTTCCTGGACGCCGCCGCCTACCCGCACATGCGTTTCCTCAGCACCTCCGTACAACTCGCGGACAGGGACGTCTACCGGATGACCGGCGACCTCACCATCAAGAACAGGACGCGTCCCGTCGTCCTCGAACTCACCTACATCGGGCACGTCACCGACCCGTTCGGCTACGAGCGGGTCGGCTTCGACGGCACCACCACCATCAACCGCTCCGAATGGGGCCTGACATACAACTCCAGGCTGGCCGAGGGCGGCGCCATGGTGAGCGAGAAGGTCCGCCTCCAGCTCGACATCGCCGCGATCCGCGCCACCCCGTCGAACGACT